TCGGTGAAGTCGCCCTGCGCTTCCAGCGGCGTGATGACGCGGTCGCCGATCAGGTAGTCGACGTGGGGCGAACCGCTTGTGCCGGGGTAACCCAGCCAGCTCACCTGGATGGGGGCAGGGCGGGCAGCCAGCACCTGCAGGCGGGCGCCGCGGGTGTGGCCCTTGAGGTCGATGAGCACGGCGATCTCGTCGGCGCGGGTCTGCTGCACCAGTTGCTCGTTGGCCCAGTTGGCAACCTCGTGCACCCGGGTGGCGGTGGCCAGTACCCGCTGGCGCAGCGGCGAGCGGTCGTCCGGTCCGGCGGAATAGAAGACCAGCTCGAACGTGTCGCCGGCCAGGTGCTCCAGGACTTCGGCGAGCAGGATCGCGGTGGCGTGGTGGTGGAAATCCGAGGAGAGCCAGCCGATCCGCAGCCGCCCGTTGGGGCGTGGGCAGGGCTGCGGCTCGTCGGTCGAGGCGACGCCCCGCATCTGGTGATTGCCCGCGTGGCTGGCCGCCCATCGTTGCAGGGCCGGGTCGTCCTGCAGCGCGAGCAGGCAGAACGGGGCTAGCTCATCCGACGGGATGCCGGCCGCCGAGTTGCGCACGGCGTCCAGACAGGTCTGCAGCCTCGCCAGATCCTCCTGGAGCGCACTCCAGTCGCAGGCCCAGGCGGCGTAGTGGGCGGCATACAGGGCGCTGCCCAGCGCGAGCGGATCCAGGTCCAGCACCATGCGGTAGCACTGGGCGGCGGCGTGATGCAGCTTGAGGGCGGCCAGGCTGTGCCCCAGGTTCAGGGCGGCGTAGCGCATGCGCGGCAGGTCCGGTCCGGCATGGGTGAGCGCGTGGGTGAGGTCGGAGGTGGCCTCGTGGTGGCGCTCCAGCCCGGCCAGGGCCGTGCCGCGCAGGGCATGCCAGTGGGCGTCGCGAGCGGTGCCTGCATCGAGCTGGTCGAGGACGTGCAGCGCCTCGCTGTTGCGGTGCTGCTCGCGCAGCCGCTCGGCCAGGAAGTTGCAGTACAGCAGGCTGGCTGGATCGAGGTCCCGGGCCTGGCGGGCGGCCTCGACCGCGGCAAGCCCTCGTCCCAGCTTGTGTTCGGCCACGGCCAGGTTGAGCCAGTACAGCGCGTCGCCGGGCTCCAGGCTCACCGCCTGTTCGAAACACACCTGCGCCTTGGCATGCTCGCGCACCTTGGTGAAGTCGACACCTTGCTGCCAGAGGCGCCGGGCGGTGGCGCTGGGCTGGCGCGATGCCGGGCGCAGGGGCGAGTGGGAGCCAAGTGGGGCGCTGCGCGGGATGCGCAGGGCTTGCAGGCGAGGGGGAGGCGGGGGCATCGCGGCAGCCGTTCTTTTGCGTGGAAGCCGGCACCGTGCACCGGCCGATCTGCCTGGCCGCAGGGCCATGCAGAGCAAGGCCCACTATAGGAATGGCGGGCCCCGGGACTTGGGTGGAGTAACGCGCCCTTGGCCCCGCATTTCCTCCTGTCGGCCTCAACTTGGCCGGGGCCCCGCCGATACACCTTTCGCGAGCTGTGGCGGATGTGATTCCGGGCGGTGGGTCAAAAAAGAAGTGTCTTTGGCCCTCAAGTCAAGCGAGAACGCAACCGATAACAGCAGCAACGGGTCTTAATTCTCGATCCGTGGTCCGGTTAGCCGGCTGATGGTTCAAGTGGCAGCTGCCACGCGAGGCCTCCAGGCTGACTAGCGCCGGGCAAACCGGTGGGGGATAGCCCTCATCTCTGTTCGACGGCGCTATTTGCCGGTTTCTTTGTCACCCAGGAGATTTCCATGGCCGCCACCATCAACACCAATCTGATTTCTCTCAACGCCCAGCGCAACCAGTCGGTGTC
The Sphaerotilus microaerophilus DNA segment above includes these coding regions:
- a CDS encoding glycosyltransferase family 41 protein yields the protein MPPPPPRLQALRIPRSAPLGSHSPLRPASRQPSATARRLWQQGVDFTKVREHAKAQVCFEQAVSLEPGDALYWLNLAVAEHKLGRGLAAVEAARQARDLDPASLLYCNFLAERLREQHRNSEALHVLDQLDAGTARDAHWHALRGTALAGLERHHEATSDLTHALTHAGPDLPRMRYAALNLGHSLAALKLHHAAAQCYRMVLDLDPLALGSALYAAHYAAWACDWSALQEDLARLQTCLDAVRNSAAGIPSDELAPFCLLALQDDPALQRWAASHAGNHQMRGVASTDEPQPCPRPNGRLRIGWLSSDFHHHATAILLAEVLEHLAGDTFELVFYSAGPDDRSPLRQRVLATATRVHEVANWANEQLVQQTRADEIAVLIDLKGHTRGARLQVLAARPAPIQVSWLGYPGTSGSPHVDYLIGDRVITPLEAQGDFTEQIAQLPHCYQPNDSRRSRPAAWSRARCGLPEEGIVFASFNQAYKFSPEVFGAWCRILAGCPGSVLWLLVPEPTTQQRLREAAALRGIAADRLVFAPFLGIESHRSRLPNVDLFLDTFPCNGHTTASDALWAGVPVLTLQGHTLASRVAASLLHTLGLADELVRCDIEGYVQRALQLGGDAQARTQLRHRLDAARRDSPLFDGRRFAADLSQLLLRMVARHDAGLRPAPLAADGA